The stretch of DNA GATATCAAGTGGTTGTGACCAATTGTAAAATTTGGAGGGGGTGGAATACTACCTATGATCTCTAGTGAAGTCaaattttagtgatttttttttttttttctaatcaagcttgcatatatatatatatatatatatatatatatatatataaataagaggTTTAAGTTACAGAACAAAGAGGGTCCTTGCCACTATCAATAAGTACAATACTAGAAGGTAAGATAGCTaatttttagtgatttgaaaGTGTGCAAAATGATCCCTATGAAAAGTATTATTAGTAACAATTAGGTTAGAAACCTGAAAAATGACACTGCCAATCGCATGGTGGAGAACAGCTTATGAACCCACGTTGCGTTATGTAGTTGACATTTGTTGTGACAACCGCCTTCACAGCCTGTTTTGTTCCGATACTCTTCAAGAAGTATTAAGAGTTACGTTTTGTCAACCGCGGACgctttttgtccttttttgtTAGATCCGCTAGATtctgaactgaactgaactgatTGTGTGCGGTCCGCTTGTTTTTCAGCTGTCCAGGACCcaccctttcttttcttttcttttcttttactcgGTGAAAATAATGACTTCAAATACATTATACAACAGGAATCGAACAAATCCcatcacttttaaaataaatatcttaatcCCATTCATATTCTTACTACTTTTATACGAAGCTATAAGGGAAAAGTGATAAAACAGATAAACATATAAAACGATACTTATAACATTTATACTTGGTCCCAAGTTTGCCTTTTAAAAATTACCACtctggtattttattttattttatttttttcttaatggttaaagaagtgattgttagtgaaattgttattttttttatttttaaaaaatgtttaaagatgtttaaaaaatgtttgaaagaaaataaaaaatataaaaaagcaaTATACACTAGTAATAAATTTGAGGGCACAAACtcgtaattaaaaatataaaaaaataatatacactAGTAATAAATTTGAGGGGACAAACTCGTAGCATCacccttaaataaaattgtacATAGCTCTTATTTAAATATCAGTCACTCGAAATATATTTTAGACGgcccacataaaataaatacgagaaattcaaatgaaatatattttataggcTGAAAAGGCAACTTTTAGTGCAAGGATGTATAGACCGGAACGACGGATGGAGACTCTCTCTCCGAAAAAAGGTCTACACAAACAAATAGGCactaaacataaataaatataaatatataaataaaatagcacACGTGTTCAACAATGAGACCAAAGTGGAGCGAGTAAAGCTCCAAAACATGCCTCTTCACCCACTCACAAAGCCGTCAAACACTCCGCGTCTGTGAGTCACTGAGTGCGACTGTCTCCCACAAAAGATGTACCCCACCACCTCTCTCCTACATCAACCTCAACCTCAAACCACCATTTCCCAGGTCATCAACCGCCATTATCTCTCTTTTAACGCTCTACAACTAATACCCCACGTGCTCCCCCTCCTACTAATATTTTAATCCTCATTAAACCCGTGTGAGAAAAGTGTGCCAGTTGGCTGCAATGAGACTTCAACCACAACATATAAACCCCCAACATCTCTTCCCCCGACACATATAGACCAGACAGACTGACCATTCCAGACAACAGAGAAAATCTTCAAACCAAATTCTGCGGCTCCAGCAACGCCAACCGAGATGCAGGGCAAGTCGTTCAATGCACCAACACCAGACGAGGCTTCGTCGAGCAATCAACATCCGTATCGGCTCACAACTGAGCAGGAACTCTCCATCATGGTTGTCGCTCTCACCAATGTTGTCTCCGGCACTTCTGCTGCTACTTCAGCTAATCCTGACTATTCTACGAACTCCCTCCTCTTTCACACACCATCTTTCACTAATTTGGACACTTGTCATGTGTGCAACATTGACGGTTGTCTCGGCTGCAACTTTTTCTTCCCTCCCGTGGATAAGTTTCAGGAAGAGGTAGAGgacaacaagaagaagaaagggaaattaCCCGCAGGAGCGACGAAGAGACGAGCAAAGAAGAACTACAGGGGCGTCAGGCAGAGACCGTGGGGCAAATGGGCAGCGGAGATCCGAGACCCAAAGCGTGCAATTCGAGTTTGGCTTGGCACTTTCAACACTGCAGAGGAGGCTGCCCGAGCTTATGACAAGGCGGCTATCGACTTTCGAGGGCCACGGGCAAAGCTTAACTTTCCCTTTTCGGAATATACGACGCATAGGGATCAGGTTTCAGAGTCGTGCATGACATCATCAGAACAACATCATTCAAATTCCTATTCCTCAGCAGGAATTGAAAATAGATCAAAGGAAAATGAGTTGTGTGAACCTATTAGTGAGGACGAGTTTCAGCGGTGGATGAGGATGGATTTTTCTGAGAATTCTTCAGATTCTGCTGCTACTGGGACTGAATGCTCCTAATTAGTCCGACTTCACTTGAGAGGCAAAaccataccaaaaaaaaaagttcttatCAGGAACTATATAATCTGCAATGACAATTACAGAATCTGGTACCGccaacaaaaagaaattctatATATGTTTACTACTTTACTGTAGCTTCAGTTAGCATGTTTGGCTGTCGGGAAAATCTGGAAGAGAGACCCACACGGGCCACAATCTCTTCAGCTGTAAAAAGATCGATCGGGTCCCACAAGGTAAGGAACGTGTGTCCCTCTTGCCACCAGTACCAAAGCAGGTTGGCTCTGGCCACGTGTATTAATTCATCAtgtctgtttttattttataaaatctgttaTCACGTTTCCCATA from Juglans microcarpa x Juglans regia isolate MS1-56 chromosome 3S, Jm3101_v1.0, whole genome shotgun sequence encodes:
- the LOC121258235 gene encoding ethylene-responsive transcription factor ERF109-like, whose amino-acid sequence is MQGKSFNAPTPDEASSSNQHPYRLTTEQELSIMVVALTNVVSGTSAATSANPDYSTNSLLFHTPSFTNLDTCHVCNIDGCLGCNFFFPPVDKFQEEVEDNKKKKGKLPAGATKRRAKKNYRGVRQRPWGKWAAEIRDPKRAIRVWLGTFNTAEEAARAYDKAAIDFRGPRAKLNFPFSEYTTHRDQVSESCMTSSEQHHSNSYSSAGIENRSKENELCEPISEDEFQRWMRMDFSENSSDSAATGTECS